A genomic segment from Polyangium mundeleinium encodes:
- a CDS encoding helix-turn-helix transcriptional regulator — protein sequence MDERQALHRAAQMLSKVAAGNDPAVILDALAQCVPAVAGLLSVVRNDAPQILISHAIRLPTELLEGWMRTRSEHLEPALRLVLDASPGGFWRDADTIAGPLRDGLEVLHALDDFGLGEGAGYKVHQRVVPGRGTEHVMLALLTERGTQFPRTAAAMMEALATDVRDAVHRASLPLVASRSILSQITEEQAIGYICINRRNGAVLEVNQRAFDLIAKYHAGGVPRSRSALLDFADSARNVTARRSSWQIVHRTGVSVLEVHVHALAKQTHELHEDVHLLSMHEWILPSVLRAPRAASSPILDALPPRKREIALLLAGSSLSYKEIADRLGISPGTVRAHVQNIYRSLGVHSRPELTKLLNDEQPAPDEEDR from the coding sequence ATGGACGAGCGTCAAGCTTTGCATCGTGCTGCGCAGATGTTATCGAAGGTCGCCGCGGGAAACGATCCCGCGGTGATCCTCGACGCCCTCGCGCAGTGCGTCCCTGCCGTGGCAGGCCTGCTCTCGGTGGTACGCAACGACGCACCGCAGATCCTCATCAGCCACGCGATCCGTTTGCCCACGGAGCTCCTCGAAGGGTGGATGCGCACGCGCTCTGAGCACCTCGAACCCGCGCTCCGCCTCGTCCTCGATGCGAGCCCCGGCGGCTTCTGGCGCGACGCGGATACCATCGCGGGGCCTCTGCGTGACGGCCTGGAAGTGCTCCACGCCCTCGACGACTTCGGGCTCGGGGAGGGAGCCGGCTACAAGGTGCATCAGCGGGTGGTTCCCGGCCGCGGGACGGAGCACGTCATGCTGGCGCTGCTCACGGAGAGAGGCACGCAATTCCCGAGGACCGCAGCCGCGATGATGGAGGCATTGGCCACCGACGTGCGGGACGCCGTCCATCGAGCCAGTTTGCCTCTGGTGGCGTCGCGCTCGATCCTGTCGCAGATCACAGAAGAACAGGCGATTGGGTACATCTGCATCAACCGAAGGAATGGCGCGGTTCTGGAGGTGAACCAGCGTGCGTTCGACCTGATCGCCAAATACCACGCCGGCGGGGTCCCCAGGAGCCGCAGCGCTTTGCTCGATTTCGCGGACTCCGCGCGAAACGTCACGGCCAGGCGCTCCTCCTGGCAAATCGTTCATCGCACCGGTGTTTCCGTGCTCGAGGTGCACGTGCACGCGCTCGCCAAACAAACGCACGAGCTTCACGAGGATGTACACCTCCTGTCGATGCACGAGTGGATCCTGCCGAGCGTCTTGCGCGCTCCCCGCGCCGCAAGCTCACCCATTCTCGATGCACTCCCCCCGCGCAAGCGTGAGATTGCCCTCCTTCTGGCGGGCTCCAGCCTTTCTTACAAGGAGATCGCCGACCGTCTGGGCATCAGCCCAGGTACGGTCCGTGCACACGTTCAGAACATCTACCGCTCGCTCGGCGTGCATTCCCGCCCGGAGCTCACGAAGCTCCTGAACGATGAGCAACCTGCCCCTGACGAGGAGGATCGATGA
- a CDS encoding serine/threonine-protein kinase: MNTATGDDISVPTLKLPSDEVGGIQPVDLRSGRTFAGRFELISKLGEGAFGQVWKAINTKLHLKVALKIPRTNAADDLERFRREAQALCLIDSEYVLRCFEYGDEPAPFLVMELLTGESLAKRLEREGPMSMPTVKSICKQLCKGLQATHAAGVIHRDLKPGNIYCVEGKVKIVDFGLMKLVEPMVDPGTEIIVSEHDELTQENMAMGTVSYMSPEQWHHSNRVDFRSDLWSLAAVLYRLLTGRLPFAGATHVDVARLVLLSTDGPPLISHLPGEVNAFFRIAFQRDPQMRFQSAAEFCAAFDLLPDGSKVSPPAPARPVPKRRRIWVGGAMASLVLAGMFVTASAHPDVLSSTCDPHKGNCDGSLLNGCEADLTRVESCGACGVRCINEHGSTSCAGGFCAPVCATDFADCDGDPANGCEADLGAPANCGTCGNTCTNQHGGTTCVAGQCASTCQSGFMDCDGNPANGCEADVVSSADHCGICGRACKKIVGDGATCQEGICKATCEPGLHDCNGDPADGCEVDAQATPEALEGGRCKPIVLATYEPGALSVAVDDDVDGIVAWTVPRQGKAWRMRKGGGPPAPMSVGGAPTRIAFDTGRWYWTDTSSKSLLTIDSVTGARKSLVQWLQPEQQIAGLASSEGGAFFLFQNANTGKGTLFGARRELGKKPLLEYGGADPNPFGFATGRRSVYFVRTEQGGSIWGWSFKERGEPWLVAENQEKPFAVAVDPREEVVAWSREGNGSGTLSIARRGGPIEVLAANEPGPRCVAVDDTWVYWTNDGGMVKKARLDGTREPVLLASAQQRPMGIAVDATRVYWVNEASGEVVSVAK, from the coding sequence ATGAACACGGCCACTGGCGATGACATCAGCGTGCCCACCCTGAAGCTCCCGTCGGACGAAGTCGGTGGCATCCAGCCGGTCGACCTTCGTTCCGGCAGGACCTTCGCCGGTCGGTTCGAACTGATCTCCAAGCTGGGCGAGGGGGCCTTCGGGCAGGTTTGGAAGGCGATCAACACGAAGCTTCATCTGAAGGTCGCGCTCAAGATCCCGAGGACGAACGCAGCGGACGACCTCGAGCGATTCCGCCGGGAAGCGCAGGCGCTTTGCCTGATCGACAGCGAGTACGTCCTCCGGTGCTTCGAGTATGGCGACGAGCCGGCGCCCTTCCTGGTGATGGAGCTCTTGACGGGGGAGAGCCTCGCGAAGCGGCTCGAGCGCGAGGGGCCCATGTCGATGCCGACGGTGAAGTCGATCTGCAAACAGCTATGCAAAGGGCTGCAGGCGACCCATGCGGCGGGCGTGATTCACCGCGATCTGAAGCCAGGGAACATCTACTGCGTCGAGGGCAAGGTCAAGATCGTCGATTTCGGCTTGATGAAGCTCGTCGAGCCGATGGTGGATCCCGGGACCGAGATCATCGTGAGCGAGCACGACGAGCTCACCCAAGAGAACATGGCGATGGGCACGGTCAGCTACATGAGCCCGGAGCAATGGCACCATTCCAACCGCGTCGATTTCAGGAGTGATCTCTGGTCCCTCGCGGCTGTGCTCTACCGCCTCCTCACGGGGAGGTTGCCGTTCGCGGGAGCGACGCACGTCGACGTCGCACGGCTCGTTCTGCTCTCCACCGATGGTCCGCCGCTCATCTCTCATCTTCCGGGCGAGGTGAACGCATTCTTCCGTATCGCGTTTCAGAGAGACCCGCAGATGCGGTTTCAGTCGGCTGCCGAGTTTTGCGCAGCGTTCGACCTTCTCCCGGACGGTTCGAAGGTTTCACCGCCCGCACCGGCACGGCCCGTCCCCAAGCGGCGGCGTATTTGGGTCGGCGGAGCGATGGCGTCCCTCGTCCTCGCGGGAATGTTCGTCACCGCCAGCGCACACCCGGACGTCCTTTCGTCGACGTGCGACCCGCACAAGGGCAACTGCGACGGGTCCTTGCTCAACGGGTGCGAGGCGGATCTCACGCGCGTCGAGAGCTGCGGCGCTTGTGGCGTACGATGCATCAACGAGCACGGCTCGACGAGCTGCGCGGGGGGTTTTTGTGCGCCCGTATGCGCGACAGACTTCGCCGATTGCGACGGGGACCCGGCGAACGGTTGCGAGGCCGATCTCGGAGCTCCCGCGAACTGTGGAACGTGCGGCAATACTTGCACGAATCAGCACGGTGGCACCACGTGCGTTGCGGGCCAGTGCGCATCCACGTGCCAATCAGGTTTCATGGATTGTGATGGAAACCCCGCCAATGGTTGCGAGGCGGACGTCGTTTCCAGCGCCGATCATTGCGGCATCTGCGGACGCGCCTGCAAAAAAATCGTCGGCGACGGCGCGACGTGCCAGGAGGGGATCTGCAAGGCGACCTGCGAACCCGGGCTTCACGATTGCAACGGCGATCCCGCCGATGGGTGCGAGGTCGACGCGCAGGCAACGCCGGAGGCCTTGGAAGGCGGGCGGTGCAAGCCGATCGTCCTCGCGACGTACGAGCCTGGCGCGCTCAGTGTCGCGGTGGACGACGACGTGGATGGTATCGTGGCATGGACTGTTCCCAGGCAGGGCAAGGCCTGGCGCATGCGCAAAGGCGGAGGCCCCCCGGCGCCGATGTCCGTGGGGGGCGCGCCGACACGCATCGCGTTCGATACCGGTCGCTGGTACTGGACGGATACGTCCTCGAAGAGCCTGCTCACGATCGACTCCGTCACGGGCGCGCGAAAATCCCTGGTGCAATGGCTCCAGCCCGAGCAGCAGATTGCGGGGCTCGCGTCCTCGGAAGGCGGTGCCTTTTTCCTCTTCCAGAACGCGAATACTGGGAAGGGAACACTCTTCGGCGCCCGGAGAGAGCTCGGGAAGAAGCCCCTGCTCGAGTACGGCGGCGCCGATCCGAACCCTTTTGGCTTCGCCACCGGGCGCCGAAGCGTCTATTTCGTGCGAACGGAACAAGGCGGCAGCATATGGGGGTGGTCCTTCAAAGAGCGAGGCGAACCCTGGCTCGTCGCCGAGAACCAGGAGAAGCCGTTTGCCGTGGCCGTCGACCCTCGCGAGGAGGTCGTGGCCTGGTCGCGTGAAGGCAATGGATCCGGGACCCTATCGATTGCGCGACGTGGCGGCCCGATCGAGGTCCTTGCGGCGAACGAGCCCGGGCCACGCTGCGTCGCCGTCGACGATACGTGGGTGTACTGGACGAATGACGGCGGAATGGTCAAGAAGGCACGCCTCGACGGGACGCGGGAGCCCGTGCTGCTCGCATCCGCGCAGCAGCGCCCGATGGGCATCGCGGTCGACGCGACCCGCGTGTACTGGGTGAACGAAGCATCGGGCGAAGTCGTATCGGTCGCCAAATGA